The following proteins come from a genomic window of Myroides odoratus DSM 2801:
- a CDS encoding SDR family oxidoreductase, producing the protein MINQQIRVLVAGATGYLGGYIVRELKRNGYWVRVLIRSENQKDKVLLADEILIGEITRPETVKGCTLTIDWVFSTVGITRQKEGLTYMDVDYQGNMNLLQEAVKTRVKRFLYVSAIHGDQLKHLKIFQAKEGFVDQLKASGLDYRIIRPNGFFSDMLDFLTMAQSGRVYLFGKGEKKLNPIDGEDLAQFCVEQMQGTDKECAVGGPDILSQKELAQLALDTLGKKRKITCLPDFLRVLIIKGLRLFTTSKTYGPYEFFLTAMAKDNVAQKYGTKHLKDFFKEKTQGL; encoded by the coding sequence ATGATAAATCAACAAATAAGAGTGTTAGTAGCAGGAGCTACGGGATATTTAGGAGGTTATATAGTAAGAGAATTGAAACGAAATGGTTATTGGGTACGTGTCTTAATTCGGTCTGAAAATCAAAAAGATAAGGTGCTTTTGGCGGATGAAATTTTGATAGGTGAAATAACTAGACCTGAAACGGTAAAAGGATGTACACTAACTATAGATTGGGTGTTTTCTACTGTGGGAATTACCAGACAGAAAGAAGGATTGACTTATATGGATGTAGATTATCAGGGGAATATGAACCTTCTTCAAGAAGCAGTAAAGACAAGAGTAAAGCGATTTTTATATGTTTCCGCCATTCATGGAGATCAATTGAAACATTTAAAAATATTTCAAGCAAAAGAGGGATTTGTGGATCAATTAAAAGCATCTGGATTGGATTATCGCATTATTCGCCCTAATGGCTTCTTTTCGGATATGCTTGATTTCTTAACGATGGCTCAATCAGGTCGAGTTTATTTATTTGGTAAAGGAGAGAAGAAACTTAATCCAATTGATGGTGAAGACTTAGCGCAGTTCTGTGTTGAACAAATGCAAGGAACCGATAAAGAATGTGCAGTAGGAGGTCCCGATATTTTAAGTCAAAAAGAATTAGCGCAATTAGCACTAGATACTTTAGGAAAAAAAAGAAAAATTACTTGTTTGCCTGATTTTTTGCGTGTTCTTATTATAAAAGGGCTTCGTTTGTTTACAACATCAAAAACATATGGTCCTTATGAATTTTTCTTAACTGCAATGGCAAAGGATAATGTTGCTCAAAAATATGGAACAAAACACTTGAAAGACTTTTTTAAAGAGAAAACACAAGGCCTGTAA
- the chrA gene encoding chromate efflux transporter — protein MYTKQGEVSLKEIAKLFTKLGVIGFGGPAAHIAMMREEVVVKRKWMDEQHFLDLLGATNLIPGPNSTEMAIHIGYDKAGWKGLIIAGLCFILPAVLLTGVLAYFYKNYGELPQVQPFIYGIKPAIIAIILGAVFPLAKKSIKSLSLGFIGFIVLVASLFGTNEIILMFGAGIFAYVLFYINTTKRNTLQSFLPLPFLLSIQNTLFTNTNMQLFWIFLKIGAILYGSGYVLFAFLDTELVQTGLLTKEQLIDAIAVGQFTPGPVFSSVTFIGFQINGISGAILSTIAIFLPSFILVALLNPLMKKLRNSKGLSAFLDAVNVASVSLIVAVCITMTRDVLLNWQTLVITLLSGILVFKFKKVNSAFIVLLGALLGYLLF, from the coding sequence ATGTATACCAAACAAGGTGAAGTAAGTCTCAAAGAAATAGCGAAACTCTTTACTAAACTTGGGGTTATAGGTTTTGGAGGTCCTGCGGCTCATATTGCAATGATGAGAGAAGAAGTAGTTGTAAAAAGAAAATGGATGGATGAACAACACTTTTTAGACCTGCTTGGTGCTACTAATTTAATTCCTGGTCCTAACAGTACCGAAATGGCTATTCACATTGGTTATGATAAAGCAGGTTGGAAAGGTCTTATAATTGCAGGACTTTGTTTTATTCTTCCTGCTGTTTTACTTACAGGTGTATTGGCTTATTTTTATAAAAATTATGGAGAATTACCACAAGTTCAACCCTTTATCTATGGAATTAAACCTGCCATTATTGCTATTATCCTTGGAGCTGTATTTCCACTAGCCAAAAAATCTATTAAATCCTTGTCCTTAGGCTTTATAGGATTTATTGTCTTAGTGGCTTCTTTATTTGGGACTAATGAAATCATTTTAATGTTTGGGGCTGGTATCTTTGCTTATGTGTTGTTTTATATTAATACTACAAAGCGAAATACCTTACAGAGTTTTCTTCCATTACCCTTCTTGCTTAGTATACAAAATACTCTTTTCACCAATACCAATATGCAGCTGTTTTGGATTTTTCTTAAAATAGGGGCTATACTGTATGGTAGTGGCTATGTATTATTTGCTTTTTTAGATACAGAACTCGTGCAAACAGGTTTACTTACCAAAGAACAACTTATAGATGCTATTGCTGTGGGGCAATTCACACCAGGACCTGTTTTCTCTTCTGTCACTTTTATTGGTTTTCAAATTAATGGTATATCTGGAGCAATTCTATCAACCATTGCAATTTTTTTACCATCCTTTATTCTAGTAGCCTTACTAAACCCTTTGATGAAAAAACTTCGCAACTCAAAAGGATTATCTGCCTTTTTAGACGCAGTGAATGTTGCCTCTGTCTCCTTGATTGTCGCTGTTTGTATAACGATGACACGAGATGTATTGCTGAACTGGCAAACCCTTGTTATTACCCTACTTAGTGGCATACTCGTTTTTAAATTTAAAAAAGTAAATAGTGCTTTTATTGTTTTATTAGGAGCTTTACTGGGTTATTTACTCTTTTAA
- a CDS encoding AraC family transcriptional regulator has product MNKSIAVKNKIETKTLIKVAPFRQEIRKTNPHKHNNYFEIIYLSEGTGFHTIDQTVFSITTPTAFFIQKEQVHFWDITSKPKGFVVLLKKEFLQASLDYKLRDLLSQLSHFTCLKINEPQNIDALFQLLVSEKDFTVTEGLLKALLAKIIARSTPFSTSVNKSDTITLFQDFLKQTDNLHNSVAYYAQRLKISPQKLNAICRKTLQQSASEILAEHIIDEAKRQLLYSDNSVSEIAYNLNFSDSSYFIKYFKRYMGITPKAFREI; this is encoded by the coding sequence TTGAATAAATCTATTGCAGTAAAAAATAAAATTGAGACAAAAACACTAATAAAAGTTGCTCCTTTTAGACAAGAAATTCGCAAAACAAATCCTCATAAACACAATAATTACTTCGAAATTATTTATTTAAGCGAGGGAACAGGTTTTCATACCATTGATCAAACTGTATTTTCGATAACTACTCCTACAGCTTTTTTTATACAAAAGGAGCAAGTTCATTTTTGGGATATTACAAGTAAACCTAAAGGTTTTGTAGTTCTATTAAAAAAAGAATTCTTACAAGCCTCATTAGATTATAAGCTAAGAGATCTGTTATCCCAATTAAGTCATTTTACTTGCTTAAAAATAAATGAGCCCCAAAATATTGATGCATTATTTCAATTACTTGTATCAGAGAAGGATTTTACGGTAACAGAAGGTCTACTAAAAGCGTTATTGGCTAAGATAATAGCAAGGTCTACTCCTTTTTCTACTTCTGTAAATAAAAGCGATACGATCACCTTGTTTCAGGATTTTTTAAAGCAAACAGATAACTTACATAATAGTGTTGCCTATTATGCTCAAAGATTAAAAATTTCACCACAAAAGCTAAATGCCATCTGTCGCAAAACACTCCAACAGTCAGCATCCGAAATATTAGCAGAACATATTATTGATGAAGCAAAAAGACAATTACTATACTCTGACAACAGTGTTAGTGAAATTGCTTACAACCTAAACTTTAGTGACTCTTCTTACTTTATAAAATACTTCAAGCGCTATATGGGTATTACTCCTAAAGCATTTCGGGAAATTTAA
- a CDS encoding SDR family oxidoreductase, whose amino-acid sequence MTNNNLKGKVILITGGAKNLGGLLSRNLASKGAKIAIHYNSDSSKIEAEKTLTEINKLGGEAFLFQADLTKVENIATFFQETKNRFGSIDIAINTVGMVLKKPFLETTEKEYDTMFDINSKVAYFFIQEAGKHLNNNGKICSIVTSLLAAYTGLYSTYAGAKAPVEHFTRMASKEFGSKGISVTGVAPGPMDTPFFYGQETEDAVAYHKSASALGGLTQIEDIASLVEFLVTDGWWITGQTIFANGGYTTR is encoded by the coding sequence ATGACTAATAATAATTTAAAAGGAAAAGTAATATTAATTACTGGTGGAGCTAAAAATCTTGGCGGTTTATTAAGTAGAAATTTAGCTTCAAAAGGTGCTAAAATAGCAATTCATTACAATAGTGATAGTAGTAAAATAGAAGCAGAAAAAACACTTACGGAAATTAATAAACTTGGAGGTGAAGCTTTTTTATTTCAAGCAGATTTAACTAAAGTGGAAAATATAGCTACCTTTTTTCAAGAAACAAAAAATCGTTTTGGAAGTATAGATATCGCAATAAATACAGTTGGTATGGTACTAAAGAAACCGTTTTTGGAAACAACGGAAAAAGAGTATGACACCATGTTTGATATCAATTCTAAAGTAGCTTACTTTTTTATACAAGAAGCTGGAAAACATTTAAACAACAACGGTAAAATTTGTTCAATAGTAACCTCTCTCTTGGCTGCCTATACAGGATTGTATTCTACTTATGCAGGAGCAAAAGCACCTGTTGAACATTTTACAAGAATGGCTTCAAAAGAATTTGGATCAAAAGGTATTTCTGTAACAGGTGTAGCTCCTGGACCGATGGATACTCCATTTTTTTATGGTCAAGAAACAGAAGATGCTGTTGCTTATCACAAATCTGCATCTGCTTTAGGAGGATTAACCCAAATAGAAGACATTGCTTCCCTTGTAGAATTTTTGGTTACTGATGGTTGGTGGATTACAGGACAAACCATATTTGCCAATGGTGGATATACAACAAGATAA
- a CDS encoding helix-turn-helix domain-containing protein — protein sequence MTKINTEISKRGNEIKKNYFDYLDKHIDEVVTGTVANFKEINQIADDLAISHAHLTDTIHRETGNYPCHFYDLKIIDRAKEMLINTNYSIAEIARILTYDPSNFSKFFKKFIGITPGNYRKENS from the coding sequence ATGACTAAGATTAATACAGAAATATCTAAACGAGGAAATGAAATCAAAAAAAACTATTTTGATTACTTAGATAAACATATTGACGAGGTCGTTACTGGTACCGTTGCTAATTTTAAGGAAATCAATCAAATAGCAGATGATTTAGCTATCTCACATGCACATCTAACTGATACTATACACAGAGAAACAGGCAATTACCCTTGTCACTTTTATGATCTAAAGATAATTGATAGAGCAAAAGAAATGCTTATAAATACAAACTATTCCATTGCAGAAATTGCGCGTATTTTAACTTATGACCCTTCAAATTTCTCTAAATTTTTTAAGAAATTTATAGGAATAACCCCAGGTAATTATAGAAAAGAAAACTCATAA
- a CDS encoding HipA domain-containing protein, with translation MNNCLFCYQPVETGEYHTTCSKKFFDTTQVPILELDKEKLDQLAQITVNERLALTGVQPKISLSLNSENGSKRLTLVGLWGDYILKPQSPNFAFMPEVEDLTMHVAKLFKIETAQHALIRTSTGELAYITKRFDRVKDKKIHVEDLCQLSELLTEQKYKSSYERVGKIIKRYATNSGLDTIKYFRLVLFSFITGNNDMHLKNFSLMHTDKDILFSPAYDLLNVNLVFPDDKEDLALTLSGRKKKIKQVNFDELAMSLGITAIVRNNIYKDFSKQVNKVYDLIDRSFLTDAYKEEYKAIFTKKLKQIGL, from the coding sequence ATGAATAACTGTTTATTTTGTTATCAACCTGTTGAAACAGGCGAATATCATACTACTTGTTCAAAGAAGTTCTTTGACACTACGCAAGTTCCTATATTAGAATTAGATAAAGAAAAATTAGATCAATTAGCACAAATAACGGTAAACGAACGATTAGCGTTAACAGGGGTACAACCTAAGATATCCTTAAGTTTAAACAGTGAAAACGGTAGTAAACGACTGACTTTAGTTGGTTTATGGGGGGATTATATCCTCAAGCCTCAATCTCCTAATTTTGCTTTTATGCCTGAAGTAGAAGACTTGACCATGCACGTAGCTAAGCTATTCAAAATTGAAACAGCTCAACATGCTTTGATTCGCACCTCTACCGGTGAACTGGCTTATATTACCAAGCGTTTTGATCGCGTGAAAGACAAGAAAATTCACGTAGAAGATTTATGTCAGTTATCAGAATTATTAACGGAACAAAAATACAAAAGCTCCTATGAGCGTGTAGGGAAGATCATTAAACGATACGCTACCAATTCGGGCTTAGATACAATCAAATACTTTAGACTTGTCTTGTTTAGCTTTATAACAGGCAATAATGACATGCACTTAAAGAACTTCTCTTTAATGCACACAGATAAGGATATCTTATTTTCTCCAGCGTATGACCTTTTAAATGTGAATTTAGTCTTTCCTGATGATAAAGAAGATTTAGCACTAACCCTAAGTGGTCGTAAGAAAAAGATTAAACAAGTAAACTTTGATGAACTTGCAATGAGTTTAGGTATTACAGCAATTGTAAGGAATAATATCTATAAAGATTTCTCTAAGCAAGTTAATAAAGTATATGACTTAATAGATCGAAGCTTTTTAACTGATGCGTACAAAGAAGAATATAAAGCAATCTTCACTAAAAAGTTAAAACAGATTGGATTGTAG
- a CDS encoding HipA N-terminal domain-containing protein — protein MARQAKIYFQDQLAGYLLEGDDGYSFYYNQDYLRTPHPHPISLTLPLSEEIYHSNVLFPFFDGLIPEGWLLDIGEKHWKLNPRDRFELLINLCRDTIGAVSVYPMEAANHE, from the coding sequence ATGGCACGACAAGCAAAAATATACTTTCAAGATCAGTTAGCTGGTTATCTCCTGGAAGGAGATGATGGATATTCCTTTTACTATAATCAAGATTATCTAAGAACACCTCATCCACATCCAATTAGCCTAACGCTCCCCCTATCTGAAGAGATCTATCATAGCAATGTACTCTTCCCTTTTTTCGATGGGTTAATACCTGAAGGATGGTTATTAGATATCGGAGAAAAACATTGGAAGTTGAATCCTCGAGATCGATTTGAATTATTAATCAACTTATGCAGAGACACTATTGGAGCGGTCTCAGTTTATCCGATGGAGGCGGCAAATCATGAATAA
- a CDS encoding type II toxin-antitoxin system Y4mF family antitoxin: protein MDSIQVFVKQKRKELKLTQEDLALNAGVGLRFVRDLEQGKKTLRLDKVNDVLALFGKEVGVIDQTRE, encoded by the coding sequence ATGGATTCAATACAAGTATTTGTAAAGCAAAAGCGAAAAGAATTAAAACTTACGCAAGAAGATTTAGCGCTAAATGCTGGTGTAGGCTTGCGTTTTGTACGTGATTTAGAACAAGGTAAAAAAACACTGCGTTTAGACAAAGTAAACGATGTGTTAGCTTTATTTGGTAAAGAGGTTGGTGTAATTGATCAAACTAGAGAATAA
- a CDS encoding IS4 family transposase, whose translation MNTFKNHKITVGQILQFIPEALLTKLSSTTSVDKYTKVLHGKKMFYLLLYSILENDRLSQRSLEDTFNGSIFKALFDLNESEKVRRSSISDRFSKIDSDFFKTIYENVYEQFSSIYSKKESEGYNIIRVDSTLVSETAGKLVEGLDYKTGKKHIKYSTLFDGILPCGVETFNTSGYSSEELALPEAILKHVEKDKNHNNIYVIDRGLQSTSTMQDFTSKNIPFIIRSKQNRKFNEIESLLTDFNQQESDNYTLIKDVRVNLFTGKKITSKTDKTYYREELVEQDFRLVVVKTKGSEQKEFWFLTNDFEMTPFQVADYYKSRWDIEVFFRFLKQELNTAHLVSLNKNGTQVMIYMTMIAAMLLLIYKHANNLGYKTAKRRFNMELKNLIIALIVALTGGDPNKVPII comes from the coding sequence ATGAATACATTTAAAAACCATAAAATCACCGTTGGGCAAATTCTACAATTTATACCAGAAGCATTATTAACAAAATTATCAAGTACTACTTCAGTAGATAAATACACTAAAGTTTTACATGGTAAAAAGATGTTTTATTTATTGTTATACTCTATTTTAGAGAATGATAGATTAAGTCAACGCAGTTTAGAGGATACTTTTAATGGCTCTATTTTTAAGGCTTTGTTTGATTTAAATGAAAGTGAAAAAGTTAGACGTAGTTCTATATCGGATCGTTTTTCTAAAATTGATAGTGATTTTTTTAAAACAATATATGAGAACGTCTATGAACAATTCTCTTCTATTTATTCAAAAAAAGAATCCGAAGGTTATAATATAATTCGTGTAGATAGCACCCTTGTTTCAGAAACTGCAGGAAAACTTGTAGAAGGGTTAGATTATAAAACTGGAAAAAAACACATCAAATACAGTACTTTATTTGATGGAATATTACCATGTGGAGTTGAGACATTTAATACATCTGGTTATAGTTCTGAAGAACTAGCTTTACCTGAAGCTATTTTAAAACATGTAGAAAAGGATAAAAATCACAACAATATTTATGTGATTGACAGAGGCTTACAATCTACTAGCACAATGCAAGATTTTACATCTAAAAATATTCCTTTTATCATCCGATCTAAACAAAATAGAAAGTTCAACGAGATAGAGTCTTTATTGACAGATTTTAATCAACAAGAATCTGATAATTATACACTTATCAAAGATGTGAGAGTCAATCTCTTTACAGGTAAAAAGATAACTAGCAAAACAGATAAAACTTATTATAGAGAGGAATTGGTAGAACAAGATTTTAGACTTGTAGTAGTGAAAACTAAAGGTAGTGAACAAAAAGAATTTTGGTTTTTGACTAATGATTTTGAGATGACACCTTTTCAAGTTGCAGACTATTATAAATCAAGATGGGATATAGAAGTGTTTTTTAGATTCTTAAAACAAGAACTTAATACTGCTCACTTAGTATCTCTTAATAAAAATGGAACACAAGTCATGATATATATGACAATGATTGCTGCTATGCTATTACTTATATATAAACATGCCAATAACTTAGGGTATAAAACAGCTAAAAGAAGATTTAATATGGAACTTAAAAACTTGATTATTGCGCTTATTGTAGCTTTAACAGGAGGAGATCCTAATAAAGTACCTATTATATAA
- a CDS encoding helix-turn-helix domain-containing protein gives MNISFSYINAGLLYYIVIFPIILMQLYILTNCVLYLTNYYKSHYRDNFSHFSLLENKKSENLKTITLFFETNKNLYLKNDFTINSLSKNVNIPVHKISHTINKELNINFLTFLAFYRIQHSKEIILNNPYYKLEAIANECGFNSRTTFIKYFKKFENCTLTEYRNRLDKQEILKKHLIIKKKLKVVYKQKD, from the coding sequence ATGAATATTTCTTTTTCTTATATAAATGCCGGTTTACTTTATTACATCGTGATATTTCCAATTATCCTAATGCAGTTATACATATTGACCAATTGTGTATTATATCTCACTAATTATTATAAATCTCATTATCGAGATAATTTTAGCCACTTTTCTTTACTCGAAAATAAAAAATCAGAAAACCTTAAAACTATTACTCTCTTCTTTGAAACAAATAAAAATTTATATTTAAAAAATGATTTTACTATTAATAGCTTAAGTAAAAATGTAAATATTCCTGTTCATAAAATATCACATACTATTAATAAAGAATTAAATATAAATTTCTTAACCTTTCTTGCTTTTTACAGAATACAACATTCTAAAGAAATTATCTTAAACAACCCATATTATAAGCTTGAGGCCATAGCAAATGAATGTGGTTTTAATTCTAGAACTACATTTATTAAGTACTTTAAAAAGTTTGAAAATTGTACCCTAACAGAATACAGAAATAGACTTGATAAGCAAGAAATATTAAAAAAACATTTAATAATAAAAAAGAAACTTAAAGTCGTCTATAAACAGAAAGATTAA
- a CDS encoding helix-turn-helix domain-containing protein: MQYIKYIYEQKYKKHLIFVNFNFCVSSYIVVKLINYLFFNLNVVVLAKRLYFVKKKYFNCNSVKFVIFFLMILQISFFLLYPIFNIPLELTLLFFIGPFVIKLINCNAICEEAYFKNDTIVLKYCRLFFFITIAIFFLDPSTLLSDKLFLFSIVCICLAIQLLYYGLKGFIILKSNSTKITMINEDFYKNRICWISVLFLVSLSFIMLLFISFFKDSYAFFYVLIIVFLTSFLLYIFISERKIYNNNLIENNLIINLEQNEIKVVHDKKEDEKFEKLKKSYSMNWEISQVDYLFEIIFKEKNKIDIVDNKYEKVKLSNDILLAMDIKIKKIVLGEQAYLDPNFKITDLSLRTKISRYHLSQYFSTIHNLTFKEYVNLLRINSVLDYAFEYDKKEELTVKELFLYSAFNSKTSFYQNFKNVTGTTPLDYIRGILEFSDIT; this comes from the coding sequence TTGCAGTATATAAAATATATTTATGAACAAAAATATAAAAAACACTTAATTTTTGTTAATTTTAACTTTTGTGTTTCTTCTTATATTGTTGTAAAATTAATTAATTACTTGTTTTTTAATTTAAATGTAGTTGTTTTGGCTAAAAGGTTGTATTTTGTTAAAAAAAAATATTTTAATTGTAATTCTGTGAAATTTGTAATTTTCTTTTTGATGATTTTACAGATTTCATTTTTTCTTTTATATCCAATTTTTAATATTCCATTAGAGCTAACACTTCTATTTTTTATAGGTCCTTTTGTAATTAAGTTAATTAATTGTAATGCAATTTGTGAAGAAGCTTATTTTAAAAATGATACTATAGTTCTTAAGTATTGTCGTTTGTTTTTTTTTATTACAATAGCTATTTTTTTTCTAGATCCTAGTACTCTTTTGTCTGATAAGTTATTCTTGTTTTCTATTGTATGTATTTGTTTAGCCATACAATTGTTATACTATGGACTTAAAGGTTTTATTATCTTGAAATCTAATTCGACAAAAATCACTATGATTAATGAAGATTTTTATAAAAATAGAATATGTTGGATTTCGGTTTTATTTTTAGTTTCATTGTCTTTTATTATGTTACTTTTTATTTCTTTTTTTAAAGATAGCTATGCTTTTTTCTATGTATTAATAATTGTTTTTTTAACTAGTTTTTTGCTATACATTTTTATTAGTGAAAGAAAAATCTATAACAATAATCTCATTGAAAATAATCTTATTATTAATCTAGAGCAAAATGAGATAAAAGTAGTACACGATAAAAAAGAGGATGAAAAGTTTGAAAAGTTGAAAAAAAGCTATTCAATGAATTGGGAAATTTCTCAAGTAGATTATTTATTTGAAATAATTTTTAAAGAGAAGAATAAAATTGATATTGTTGATAATAAGTATGAGAAGGTAAAATTAAGTAATGACATCTTGTTAGCCATGGATATAAAGATAAAAAAGATTGTTTTGGGTGAGCAGGCATATTTAGATCCAAATTTTAAGATTACAGATTTATCTTTAAGGACAAAGATATCTCGATATCATTTATCTCAGTATTTTTCAACTATTCACAATTTAACTTTTAAAGAATATGTGAATTTATTAAGGATTAATTCTGTACTTGATTATGCCTTTGAGTATGATAAAAAAGAAGAACTTACTGTTAAGGAACTTTTTCTCTATAGTGCATTTAATTCTAAAACGTCTTTTTATCAAAATTTCAAAAATGTAACAGGTACAACTCCATTAGATTATATTCGGGGAATATTAGAATTTTCGGATATCACTTAA